The Solanum dulcamara chromosome 6, daSolDulc1.2, whole genome shotgun sequence genome contains the following window.
CCATTAAAGTTCAAGGtcaaaatctaatttttttaaaaataagtcgAATCAATAAATATGCAAGGTCATAGTAGACAAAGGGATTATTCAGATGTTAAAGTACGTCCACCTTTAATTTTGAGGTTGTGAGTTCGAGTGTAAGGTCATAATCGATCCAAAATTTGAATGGTTAAGATGAATAGATCAATTTGCGCTAAAAAAAAGTCATAATCAACCCTTCCaattcaaaatcattttttatttgtttatttgctcatttgttatttgtttaattattaaattaagCTAGTAAAACCTTTTTCATTTAATCATCATAACTATGTGAAACCAAACAAATTTgtttttatataatttgataACTTTATCCAAAGTTTATTTGTAAGTAATTTGGTTATATAGGCTGCCCATATTGTCCCAAACTTGGGCACATTGGATGgtttatattttgagaaaattacCTATGCCCTGTATTTATCTGAAATAGCTAGAGTTCAAGAATTATAATACATAACAGAGTTTGAGTTTTATCTGTTTAGCTCTGTGAGTCGTATCAATTCACTTTATATATGTTTGCTTTGATATAGAGCAAATAGATACAGAGCTAACAGATACAATAGATCGATACACATTATGACATTATTTTTTTGGGAGAGAATGCAGATTTATAATGGTGGAATGAAAATTTGGAGCTCAAAAGTGGAAGAGCATGAAACAGCCAATAAAGAGTTCATAGAGTGTTTGAAGGTATTGGAAGGGGAATTAGGAGACAAGCCATACTTTGATGGGGAAAATTTTGGGGTTGTGGATATGGCTTTTATTCCTTACTATAGTTGGTTTCctgtttataaaaaaattagcaaCTTAAACATAGAAGCAGAGTGTCCAAAGTTTGTGGCATGGGCAAAGAGGTGTATGCAAAAGGAGAGTGTCTCTAAGTCTCTTGTTGATCCTGACAAAGTCTATGAGTATGTTGTCATGTTTAGACAGAAGATGGGCATTGCCTAAAAGACGGATCTAGAACGGAGTTGTGCAGGTTCAACTGAACGTTGTTGTTTCTAGTTCGAACTATGTTTAAATTGTATGCATATAATAAGATTACACTCGTTCTGAATTTGGTTAGGTAGATTCTAATTCGCTTCATCTATTGTAATGTAATATTGGAGATTTTGTAATAGTgtgatatggtagattttgcTTTTTCAACGTCTCTCACAAGAAATCCTATGCTTTAGCAATTGTATACTATCATATGGGAGTTTGAAGCAATGTTTATGTTGTCTTACGTGTGATCTACAAGTCATGAATTTAAGTTGTAAAAACGATTTCCTATGCAAATAATAACATGtgatttatttcaaaattaatatgTGCACTTGTAacacctttttattttttgtttttaaagcATCCTCAAATATGCAGAAATCATATATTTTGCGATGAATATTGTTATCATTTTATTAACCTTTACTATTACgataattttaatgaaaataagAGTAAAGTAGTATGActtattcatgaaaaatattaggtaattttttattttttttaaatcttttttccctcttgaatggaataagtaaaaaaatactttACTCTTCCATCTCTCGAAGGGATGCAGTGACGTTGAAGCGGCATGATGTTGAAATCTACCTTAATATCCATAATTTTtctaactataacaaatttgATTTCCATAAAATTGTTGgcgaaaatatcataaattaaagttgaaaagtaaatgaataaaaataaataaataaatattatattcataTTGAAGTGCGAATATCTAGTTCTTTTTAAAGGGATTCAaatttactataaaataattatcaccGATCCAATAATACATAACTTGActaattaaaaaattcaaaactccACCAATAAAAATacctttcttcaataaaaaaCTACTCTCTTTGAGGCATAATGGTTGTTGGACTTAATTCAGGGACAATCAATAACAAAAATGCTAATATAAATatctacaaaataatattaCAAGGTGTTATTATGCAAATATCTTGGATATAATCATataaaaaatgatcattttgggtataacatttttgaaactaaataattttgacaTAATACCATCCGAATCAAATAGAGATATTAATAAGCAAACTAACCAGTTGATGATAACAATATAACtagataaatataaatattaacttgtaatatttatatataatggcGTAAGTAGACTTTAAGTTTGAATTCCTCttgttatttacttatttttagtattttacttatttttttaattatttttattatgtcCATGGGTCAGCCCAACCATATTGCTCAAGTCCCACATGTCATTGAGCTTATTCAGTTCAAACtaaaaagtaatattttaaataaatttcaaattttttagttcaattatattaaattatgaATTGAACTGAGCCGATTCAACTGACCTAACTTATATTAACCGCTCTAATTGCGCTAAGCACACTAaacttaatattaattaaaaaaatattaaagagaCGAATTTATTATCCACAAATTTTAAAGATTGAGATTGATCGTAAGAATCGACTCCAAGAGAATTTTTCGAAAATAAGAATAACCACTTACCATTGTTTAACTCATAAATGTGTTCACTGCTTTACCATTTTCTAGAGTACTCTAATGTCGCTGGCCACGTGATAAAGTCTTATCACACAAAGTCACTAGAAAATGCTGTCGTGCTGGAACATTCTACTTTTTTTTCGTCAttattaacttaattattttaagataataataaatagaaacatagtttgtaaggagttttttttagtttttcaattttccttGCGTAGGATCCATTTAAAGGAAGTCTTCGACggtctctcttttttttttttttttttttttttttttttttttttttttacagggGCGGAGGTATAGTTTCATTAATGGATTTGATGGAATTTAGTAATTTTGatctaaattttatatttatatttgaaaaaaatcacttattaagtattatttttttgtcctaTTTTATATGGTACCTTTTGAAACAATTTTAACATATTTATGtagctggaaatcatttcactaagaataaaaaaaaattcaaagttaaattatttttagttataataaaatgatactatttttgagataggattaaaaaaatatcatctaaATAAAACCGGAAATAATATTTACCCATAATTCAATAAATTGTCTCTTCTAGAATATTGGTGAAGTTAGCTCAAGTTTCTCTTAATTTGTGTAACAAGCTTTGAATTTTCAATCACATCAAATCATAAACATTAAGAAACGAAACAAGTGGCATGATATGTaggtataaatttattatttttttttcaaaaaaaatggcAATTTTTTAGTCATCCTATTTATTCGAGGATTCTTACTATTTGTAAGCTTTAGAAACACGGCGAAAAAAGATAATATGGAGATGATCATTTATgcaatttatttatgtttttctaattttaattatttgataaaaaataattagacaGAATATATTGTAACTTCAACTTAtattagaaataattttaaatagaaAATTAATTACGAAGGATAGAAGATTTGGTGAGATAATGAAGCATTATCTCACTTATTCTTTTATACTATTAACGGTGTTGTCAGTCGTCAATCAAATGGCATGCAAAGACTTCTCTAGCAGGTCCACACTCTTGCACCAATTTCATCCCGTTCTATAgatatttttttgactttttgctTAGTATTAGATTGTTAATTTTAgagtttaattaatttaaatttatataaaaaaaattatttttgaataaaaaatattttttatcaaatacaATCTCATTTctaattaaaattcaattctGAAATCTTTAATGACAGGCAGATCAGAAATTAAAGTTTGTCGATTCATATATTGGCCTTGagttaatattataataaataggtCCATGatactttttaaataaatacttagtatattttttaatatatttgtacatgtaatattaatatatataaaataaattcccGTAAATCTATAATTAATCCTCCAAATTCACTCCCATTTCTAGTAAAAGCTACTTTCTTTGTCCATCTTTATTTGTCTATTACATTATCTTGAGATGTCTAACAATATTtgtccaatttatgaaattgagagataatttaatttaattcctaatttaatattatcattaattaatagTCATTTTCCTATTAcattatttaagatattatattcaaaaaattatatgataaaattatccttctatttataattttttaagaattatgcaaaattaataatttacaGATATTATTGGACAGGAGAACAGAACAAAGGGCACAAATGTTCATCCAAACTCCTTTTTCCTATTAGAAGATAATGTGAAGATCGTGTAATAATAATTACATGCGttacataaaataattacaCAATTTTCTCCGCTTTTTTCTGTTTATTTCatgaactttaatattaaaatgcaCATGTTTCACTAACAAATTTTAGTGcacttaatttatattttcCAAGTGGCTATTAAAGATAGGGATATGTGTCAGTGTCAATGCACTAACCTTATATTAATTATTCTTGATTCTGACTGCAATAAAAATCACgataaaataatattcaataaaataataattttgctaaatgaatatttttcttcgaTTTTAATTTGGGTcagttatattaaaataatattcttgctaaatgcattagataataattaaaaataaagtattaaaggacttttaaaatatgattctataattgattattttttcttcccaccaaaatcaaaattaatctcATCGTTAACTTTTTGAAGAGCGAAcacaatttttgaaatattttgttcGTGTTGTACCAAATAGTTTGGCACATACtgcaaaatactctctaaaataataaatatttatttatcgataaataaatattttatgtatttatcgataaactaataatctcgataaaagaatattttttttcgatCCCAAACACATGCATTTATAGAGGTTTTACTGTACTTGTCTTTTTTACCGATGGAATAGTAAATAATACTCtttccattttaaaataattaaattattgaaatatgacacatattttaagaaaaaacaaaGACATAAATTAGTcatgtttttctatttttgccCTTTTCAAACTCTATGCTAATTCTCAATActcttttaattcatttttggaactcaattttgaaatttaattaataaaggataaaattggaaaaaaaattaatatttatcttgaatagtgaataatttaattattttgaatactaaaaaatatctcaataattcaattattttgaaatggggagaatagtaaatacataaagGGGAAGCTAAAACTTTTCTAGCATGATATTTAAATTTGTGCTGACAAGCcttaatttaagaaataaagtaaTTTCTATTTAAGACAATTCCAATTTTAAGACTCAAATTTGAGAGCAAATGtatgaatttatataaattGACATGGTCATTAATACTCCTTTcgtcccatattagatgggcatttctaattttatatgatgattaaaaaatcattaattaattGAAAGACTTTACATAGAGTATAAAAATAGCTAGTAGTAAgaattgtttacattcaaaatgtcatattaattgtaaaggtaaaatatgaaaaatttaattaattctatatTGATTAGAAAGTAATTAAGTAATATgggacaaatatttttaataaaatacctATCTAATATAGAACGGAGAaagtattataataataataataataaatgagttaaaattataaatacttaatataattttaatgtgaATCCATAACGGATTCTCTAAATCTGCCCTCGTCTTTGATAAAATACGAAAAGGCATGGACGGAGCTAGAAGGCGCAAAAATGTTCATCTAAACCTCTTTcttttgaaattataatttatatatgaggtaaaaataataatttaagtgTATATATTAACTATGATATCCTCTAGATTGATTCATgcattcttcatattttgactCTTTTTAATTAGTGAATTTTAACTCTATCATGATGGCTAATTCTTTGATTAATTTATGTGTCTTATTtgttaaaattttgttttttttattaaaaattttgacTTCGCTACTATCTATTACTAAATTGAGATTACTTATTACCGTACCATAATAAAGATGATTACTAGTATTTAGTCACCTTTTtattatatactatatattgaatcttttttatttatttttaccttttttggtGGTAGGTCCCTTCTATATATAAAAGTAGGTATTATCATCCGTACAGGGCTTATCTTCAACACTCACAGAGCATATAAGTCTATTTCTTGCAAATCCAATTAACAACAATCCTAAAATttcagcaaaaaaaaaaaatgggtgATGAAGTTGTGCTTTTGGGTACATATGTGAGCATGTTTGCTGTGAGGGTGAAGATTGCCCTGGCTGAAAAGGGGATCCAATATGAATACAAAGAGGAGAACTTGATGAACAAAAGCCCTCTACTTTTACAAATGAATCCAATTCATAAGAAAATCCCAGTGTTGATCCATAATGGAAAACCAATATGTGAGTCGCTCATAATTGTTGAGTACATAGATGAAGTTTGGAAGGACAAATCACCTTTGATGCCTACTGATCCTTACAAGAGAGCTCAAGCTAGGTTTTGGGCTGATTATGTTGACAAAAAGGTATGTAACTTATCATATAATATGTTTGTCATCTTAGTATATAGCTATTTTAGATCCTATAATTTGTAAGAGTGTTTTAGCCATAGATGTTACTTTTATGCTAACATAACATTTGGTTGAGATAGATTTAAATAGAGAATTATGGTTCATGTGGATTCATATAGCTGATTCCAACTCGTTTGCATTTTTTATGAGctaaatttgattgaaaaagaTGTaatctttttttgtgtgtgtgttggaGAATACAGATTTATGATGGTGGAAAGAAAATTTGGACAACAAAAGTGGAGGATCAAGAAACCGCCAATAAAGAATTCATAGAGTGCTTGAAGGTGTTGGAAGGGGAATTGGGAGATAAGCCATACTTTGATGGAGAAAGTTTTGGTTTTGTGGATATTGCACTTATTCCTTACTATAGCTGGTTCCCTGCTTATGAAAAATTTGGCAAATTTAGCATAGAAGCAGAGTGTCCTAACTTTGTGGCATGGGCCAAGAGGTGTATGCAGAAGGAGAGTGTCTCCAAGTTTCTTGCTGATCCTGACAAAATCTATGATTTTGTTGTCATGTTGAGACAGAGGATGGGCATTGCCTAAAAGCCGGATCTAGAGTGGGTTCTGTAGGTTCGACTGAACCTGTTGTTTCTAGTTCATACTATGTGTACGAATAGATTTTCTTGCCCTATGCtccttttttgttcttttgaATTGAGGGAGGAAACCTGAAAAGTTATGTTTGTATTGATGACTTGGTGTGCTTTATGTAGTAAGTAAAGTAATGTAGGTGATATTATGGTATTTATACTTATGTTGCACATATACAAAGTTCGAGTCAGAAGGGGAGTCTTGGATGTTTGAGCGATGAAATCAACCATTGATGCTGACCTTTCTTAGGGGAGTCTTGGATGTTTGAGCGATGAAATCAACCATTGATGCTGACCTTTCTCAGGGGAGTCTTGGATGTTTGAGCGATGAAATCAACCATTGATGCTGACCTTTCTCTAAAATCCGCATGAACATGGAATCACATAAAGTAGAATCACATTTTTGTACTATAGATGATGCCAATGGGAAAAGTGATAACTTCTCACTACAAAGAGGAAAAGCCCCAGAATCATCACTTAGATTACAAAAGCCAACACTCAACAAGATAGATCTAAGAGTCTTTTATTACCAGAAAAAGTAGAACTGACTTACACTATGACCAAACAAACATTTCAAAGCTTGAAACAACAACACAAGAAGGCACAATGAAGTGCCTTTTTTTCAATacattatgatatgtatatgtttattcaaTTCCAAACTTTTGTCTTAGCATTTTTACAAACTCAAGGACCTTATGTTGGTCAGGCAAAGACTTAGCCACACTGTCCCTCAGCATGCATCTCTTGGCCCAAGCCACAAACTTTGGGCACTCAGCCTCTGTGCTGAAGTTACCATAAGTCTCATAAGCATAAAACCAGCTGTAGAACCCAATCAGAGCAATATCCACAAAACCAAAATTATCCCCTCCAAAGAAAGGCTTGTCTCCAAGTGCTCCCTCCAACACTTTAAGGACTTCTATGAAATCTTTCTTAGCTGCCTCCTGTTCTTCTCCCTTTGTTGTCCATATCTTCCTTGCAGAATCATACAACTGAAAATTTCAACatacaaaaatagaaaaaggtTATCACTTGTTGCCACAAAATTAAGATAAGAATCTTAGGACGTTCATGTTAAGAACACCTAAATTAGTCGGAATCGGCTAACGAAACCTAATTAGTTCAAAAAAGAAACGACACATTTCTATATTGAATAACAATTTATCTTGAAAAATGTCATTTTACCTTTAGTGAGAAAGGTTTCAAGGCCACACAAATATCTATCTATGACTTTTTTTATACCgtaaatttcaaaaattggaCCATCTTTCTTAAATTCTgtatcaaaatcaaattaaatcacataaattgagCCAGAGGGAGTATGAATT
Protein-coding sequences here:
- the LOC129892016 gene encoding probable glutathione S-transferase, with the translated sequence MGDEVVLLDTYVSVFGMRVRIALAEKGIKYEYKEEDLMNKSPLLLQMNPIHKKIPVLIHNGKPICETQIIVEYIDEVWKDKLPPLMPSHPYNRAHTRFWADYIGKKIYNGGMKIWSSKVEEHETANKEFIECLKVLEGELGDKPYFDGENFGVVDMAFIPYYSWFPVYKKISNLNIEAECPKFVAWAKRCMQKESVSKSLVDPDKVYEYVVMFRQKMGIA
- the LOC129893495 gene encoding probable glutathione S-transferase; the protein is MGDEVVLLGTYVSMFAVRVKIALAEKGIQYEYKEENLMNKSPLLLQMNPIHKKIPVLIHNGKPICESLIIVEYIDEVWKDKSPLMPTDPYKRAQARFWADYVDKKIYDGGKKIWTTKVEDQETANKEFIECLKVLEGELGDKPYFDGESFGFVDIALIPYYSWFPAYEKFGKFSIEAECPNFVAWAKRCMQKESVSKFLADPDKIYDFVVMLRQRMGIA
- the LOC129893494 gene encoding probable glutathione S-transferase, with the protein product MANDEVILLDSWPSMFGMRLRIALAEKEVKYEYKEEDLRNKSPLLLQMNPIHKKVPVLIHSGKPICESIIGVEYIEEVWKDKSPLLPSDAYERAQARFWADYIDKKLYDSARKIWTTKGEEQEAAKKDFIEVLKVLEGALGDKPFFGGDNFGFVDIALIGFYSWFYAYETYGNFSTEAECPKFVAWAKRCMLRDSVAKSLPDQHKVLEFVKMLRQKFGIE